One Acutalibacter muris DNA window includes the following coding sequences:
- a CDS encoding DUF6100 family protein: MSIFLEVLGQAESKLKQMAQQMENIRWMAENGRYDAALENALRLEYNSERLTLLTRALPGYTGNPLAKAHVEKAIREAVPVEVGYTEQGWFSLRLPLLLPKKEKGSTEFIRGFLYPAMGKFFQGKDPVRYPDCVMIFRHVYSRDRPERERRDHDNIEVNIVADIAALYTLPDDKPDVCNHYYCSAAAEQERTEVYVVPKADFRKWLDVEKAMPDEGVKLLPELPVSG, translated from the coding sequence ATGAGCATATTTCTTGAGGTGCTTGGACAAGCAGAGTCCAAGCTGAAACAGATGGCCCAGCAGATGGAGAACATCCGCTGGATGGCCGAAAATGGCAGGTATGACGCGGCTTTGGAGAACGCCTTGCGGCTGGAGTACAACTCTGAGCGGCTGACGCTTCTGACCCGGGCGCTGCCGGGGTATACCGGGAACCCGCTCGCAAAGGCGCACGTTGAGAAGGCTATAAGGGAGGCTGTCCCGGTGGAGGTTGGGTACACGGAGCAGGGCTGGTTTTCCTTGAGGCTTCCGCTTTTGCTGCCCAAAAAGGAAAAAGGTTCCACAGAGTTTATCCGCGGGTTCTTGTACCCGGCTATGGGGAAGTTCTTCCAGGGGAAAGACCCGGTGCGCTACCCCGACTGCGTGATGATTTTCCGACATGTCTATAGCCGGGACAGGCCCGAGCGGGAACGGCGGGATCACGACAACATCGAGGTCAACATCGTTGCGGATATTGCTGCCCTGTACACTCTGCCTGACGACAAGCCCGATGTGTGCAATCACTACTATTGCAGCGCCGCTGCGGAGCAGGAGCGCACAGAAGTCTATGTTGTTCCCAAGGCGGATTTCCGAAAGTGGCTCGACGTCGAAAAAGCGATGCCGGATGAGGGAGTAAAACTGCTCCCGGAACTGCCGGTTTCGGGCTGA
- a CDS encoding helix-turn-helix domain-containing protein: MEKKYFDELISSLEDAAAFAKGDSSRARVVEIKASEPIHEYRAEDVVRTRKELNLTQSGLALAIGVSTRTVEAWEAGRNEPSGAANRLLYLLDSDHSLLERLTVR, encoded by the coding sequence TTGGAGAAGAAATATTTTGATGAACTGATTTCCAGCTTGGAGGACGCCGCCGCGTTCGCTAAAGGGGATTCATCCCGAGCAAGGGTAGTTGAGATCAAGGCATCCGAGCCTATCCATGAGTACCGCGCGGAGGATGTAGTCCGCACCCGGAAAGAACTCAATCTGACGCAAAGCGGACTGGCGCTGGCGATAGGGGTATCAACGAGAACAGTAGAGGCATGGGAGGCGGGAAGGAATGAACCTTCGGGAGCCGCGAATCGTCTTCTATACCTGCTTGACAGCGACCATTCCTTGCTGGAGCGTCTTACTGTCAGATAG
- a CDS encoding type II toxin-antitoxin system Phd/YefM family antitoxin: MINIRPVSDLRNKFTEIEQTVKKGEPVYLTKNGYGSMVVLSLEQYAALTDDVELKLDEADRAAATDSRRLSEKELFERVRERIHGRETV, translated from the coding sequence ATGATAAATATTCGTCCTGTGTCCGATCTGCGGAACAAATTCACCGAGATAGAGCAGACTGTGAAAAAAGGTGAGCCGGTGTATCTGACGAAAAACGGCTACGGTTCCATGGTAGTGCTTAGTTTGGAGCAGTATGCCGCCTTGACAGACGATGTGGAACTGAAGCTGGACGAGGCCGACAGGGCTGCCGCAACAGACAGCCGTAGGCTTTCCGAGAAGGAACTTTTTGAGCGGGTGAGGGAGCGTATCCATGGACGGGAAACAGTATAG
- a CDS encoding NlpC/P60 family protein, whose amino-acid sequence MKGVLPLGEPVKQQIGDGQDDFGQAVGKIVEAAKQVHSAGQAAQAANTAIATAQASGGAAAEVAAGSAAGPWGALLAAAWASRHTLFKVLVCTCLGLFIIIILIISLPSIVSNGIFGLDGVQPADDATLLATYNEMAGVVDDAVDDGYDQALAQVESIITSGGYDYRLSMDALSNYAHSSAGYDVCYILAAYSASLEQKDTSKADLTAKLNAVTGSMFPVTKDGEGTVQQEVQATPAPSPSPGATPAPATVNVKYVKCTIHQFDTSVIATAFGLDLDAPYGEFGITYRQAIENMANALKRTMYGSVVAGSSVPLTDEELIAFVNAQNCSDMRKHILTTALSLVGKVPYFWGGKSEAGWNDDWNTPKLVWAAGDHTSGTIQPYGLDCSGFTDWVYKTALGMDTLGMQWESSHAVSAADLQPGDLGFLGGRYDWTHVLMFAGYGESGQRMWVHSSGGEGVILNTPSYEAGLNLRRVDGVDFDAPVSGVGGNEGTPISTLEVDVTHYCACTLCCGENAAGITASGKRVTEGMVAMSSHYPFGTQIKINGVMYTVEDRGGSGIENDIHRVDIYVPDHNEALRLGRFTTTAQIYRIGR is encoded by the coding sequence ATGAAAGGGGTGTTGCCTTTGGGCGAGCCGGTCAAACAGCAGATTGGGGACGGCCAGGACGATTTCGGGCAGGCTGTCGGTAAAATCGTGGAGGCCGCAAAACAGGTTCATTCAGCCGGACAAGCTGCACAGGCCGCCAATACCGCAATCGCCACGGCGCAAGCGTCAGGCGGCGCGGCAGCGGAGGTTGCGGCGGGTTCGGCGGCTGGGCCGTGGGGAGCGCTGTTGGCGGCGGCTTGGGCAAGCCGTCACACGCTGTTCAAGGTCCTGGTGTGTACTTGCCTGGGCTTGTTTATCATCATAATTCTTATCATATCACTACCCAGCATTGTAAGCAACGGTATTTTCGGGTTGGATGGCGTTCAGCCCGCGGACGATGCTACACTGCTGGCTACCTACAACGAGATGGCAGGCGTGGTCGATGATGCCGTGGACGATGGGTACGACCAGGCGCTGGCTCAAGTGGAGAGTATCATTACTTCTGGCGGCTATGACTACCGGCTGTCCATGGACGCACTCAGCAACTACGCCCACAGTTCGGCAGGATATGACGTCTGCTACATTTTGGCGGCATACTCTGCCTCCCTGGAGCAGAAAGACACCAGCAAGGCCGACCTTACTGCCAAGCTAAATGCCGTGACCGGCTCTATGTTCCCGGTCACAAAGGACGGTGAGGGAACGGTTCAGCAGGAGGTTCAAGCTACCCCGGCACCTTCCCCATCGCCTGGGGCTACACCTGCACCTGCCACCGTGAACGTCAAATATGTGAAATGCACCATCCACCAGTTTGACACATCAGTAATAGCCACGGCCTTCGGCCTGGATTTGGACGCGCCCTACGGCGAGTTCGGCATCACCTACAGGCAGGCTATTGAGAACATGGCAAATGCCCTCAAGCGCACCATGTATGGCTCAGTAGTAGCCGGTTCATCGGTCCCGCTGACGGACGAGGAGCTGATCGCTTTTGTCAACGCTCAAAATTGTTCAGATATGCGCAAGCACATCCTGACTACCGCTTTATCCCTGGTGGGAAAAGTGCCGTACTTTTGGGGCGGCAAATCCGAGGCCGGCTGGAACGACGACTGGAACACCCCCAAGCTGGTCTGGGCGGCGGGCGACCATACAAGCGGCACCATTCAGCCCTATGGCCTGGACTGCTCCGGGTTCACCGATTGGGTCTACAAGACGGCCCTGGGCATGGACACGCTGGGTATGCAGTGGGAGAGCTCCCATGCGGTTTCCGCCGCCGACCTGCAGCCTGGCGACCTGGGTTTTCTGGGTGGCCGGTACGATTGGACTCATGTGCTCATGTTTGCGGGTTACGGCGAGAGCGGGCAGAGAATGTGGGTACACTCCTCCGGCGGCGAGGGCGTTATCCTTAACACACCAAGCTATGAGGCAGGGCTAAATCTTCGCCGGGTAGATGGTGTCGATTTTGACGCGCCGGTGTCGGGTGTCGGTGGCAATGAGGGCACGCCCATCTCCACCTTGGAAGTGGATGTCACCCACTACTGCGCCTGTACTCTTTGCTGTGGCGAGAACGCCGCCGGTATTACTGCAAGCGGTAAGCGGGTCACTGAAGGCATGGTCGCCATGTCCAGCCACTACCCCTTCGGCACGCAGATCAAGATAAACGGCGTGATGTATACGGTAGAGGACAGGGGCGGTTCGGGTATTGAGAACGACATCCACCGGGTGGACATCTATGTACCCGACCACAATGAAGCCCTACGGTTGGGACGCTTTACCACTACGGCGCAAATTTATAGGATTGGAAGATAG
- a CDS encoding transposase: protein MLSLASVLPKFPVVMGMFGMGETLGPQLMAEIGNIERFERKQSLVAFAGVDAPAYQSGTFESQKRHISKRGSPRLPKTFFQVMNTILQHAPADDPVYQFLDRKRAEGKHYYVYMTAGANKFLRIYYGTVKAYLRQLDC from the coding sequence ATGCTTTCTCTTGCGTCTGTCCTTCCGAAATTTCCGGTGGTCATGGGCATGTTTGGTATGGGTGAGACCCTTGGTCCACAACTTATGGCTGAGATTGGGAATATAGAGCGCTTTGAACGCAAGCAGTCTCTGGTTGCGTTTGCCGGTGTAGACGCTCCGGCTTACCAGTCTGGAACCTTTGAATCTCAAAAGCGCCATATCTCTAAACGAGGCTCTCCAAGGCTGCCCAAGACGTTCTTCCAGGTCATGAATACCATTTTGCAGCATGCTCCCGCTGATGATCCTGTTTACCAATTCCTTGATCGCAAACGGGCTGAGGGCAAGCATTACTATGTTTACATGACCGCCGGAGCCAACAAATTCCTGCGTATTTATTACGGTACCGTCAAGGCTTATCTGCGACAGTTAGATTGCTAA
- a CDS encoding type II toxin-antitoxin system RelE/ParE family toxin: MDGKQYSLEFLPLFEEDLNEIVDYISIRLNNPTAAYRLVDDVQAAIRERLTCPEAFEPFPSARSRQNPYYRIYVRNFTIFYVVIGNVMQVRRILYSRRDHTEADLS; encoded by the coding sequence ATGGACGGGAAACAGTATAGTTTAGAGTTTCTCCCGCTCTTTGAGGAGGATCTGAACGAGATCGTTGACTATATTTCCATTCGGCTGAATAACCCCACAGCCGCATACCGTCTGGTAGATGATGTACAGGCCGCAATCCGGGAGCGCTTGACTTGCCCGGAAGCATTTGAGCCGTTTCCGTCCGCACGGAGCCGCCAGAATCCGTATTATCGGATTTATGTGAGAAACTTTACGATTTTCTATGTGGTGATTGGAAATGTGATGCAGGTGCGGAGAATCTTGTACAGCAGACGCGATCATACGGAAGCTGATTTGAGCTAA
- a CDS encoding VirB4 family type IV secretion system protein, with the protein MPVRKIEHGVVETVDGRYLKILEIEPINFMLRSDEEQFNIISTFASWLKISPMRLQFKSITRKADSDKHVAMVRKELEHEENDQCKSLGEGYIRPIKDVGSREALTRRFFLIFQYEELRRGDSEDVGQVYSALQTAEQNARAYFLQCGNSIVQPADPDEAAAEILYMFFNRQSCVDEPFSSRVNRVVLDTMAARGKVIGIDPVPKINIAHFLAPRGIDLTHFNYTVMDGLYYAFLYIRGNGYPGMVRAGWMSSLINAGEGIDVDVHLHRENRSRTIDKVAQRIRLNRTKLRSMQDTSTDYEELTNSIQAGYFIKQGIANNNEDLFYMSVFITVSARTYEELVWRKQQMVDMLKSMDMQVSDCRFQQEAALNSAMPFLKLDSSLERKSQRNVLTSGAASTYMFTSFEMSDDTGVLLGVNRHNNSLCIVDLFDTRKNKNANLNLLGTSGAGKTFTLQLLALRMRMRGIQCYILAPIKGHEFRRACNRIGGQYIKIAPGSPHCINVMEIRHTVSPEMELIDGDSGEEDSMLARKIQQLMIFFSLLIPDMSNEEEQMLDEALIKTYADFGITHDNDSLYLDSRAAPPQMKKMPILGDLHKNLLENPLTKRVAIIVSRFVTGSAQSINQQTNVDLSNKYIVLDLSELKGKLLPVGMMIALDYVWDNVKADRTKKKAIMIDEIWQLVGASSNKQAADFCLTIFKTIRGFGGAAISATQDLSDFFGLEDGKYGRAIINNSKNKIILNLEPDEARYVQEVLKLTKTETRSITRFERGEALVYSNNNKVPVVIKASREEQEMITTDRAELEAILREKQRNAHNSGNE; encoded by the coding sequence CTGCCGGTAAGGAAAATCGAGCACGGCGTGGTAGAAACCGTGGACGGGCGCTACCTGAAGATACTGGAGATTGAGCCTATCAACTTTATGCTCCGCTCGGACGAGGAGCAATTCAACATCATCTCCACCTTTGCGAGTTGGCTGAAAATTTCACCCATGCGGCTGCAGTTCAAGAGTATCACTCGCAAGGCAGACTCGGATAAGCACGTCGCTATGGTTCGGAAAGAACTGGAGCATGAGGAGAACGACCAATGCAAGTCCCTTGGGGAAGGTTATATCCGGCCCATTAAGGATGTGGGCAGCCGGGAGGCTCTGACCCGGCGCTTCTTCCTGATTTTCCAGTATGAGGAACTGCGCCGGGGCGATTCGGAGGATGTTGGGCAGGTCTACAGTGCCCTGCAGACCGCCGAGCAGAACGCCCGGGCATACTTTTTGCAGTGCGGCAACTCCATCGTCCAGCCCGCCGACCCGGACGAGGCCGCGGCGGAAATCTTGTATATGTTCTTCAACCGGCAATCCTGTGTGGACGAGCCGTTCAGTTCCCGGGTGAACCGTGTGGTGCTGGACACCATGGCGGCGCGGGGCAAGGTGATTGGAATTGACCCGGTGCCCAAAATCAACATAGCGCACTTTTTGGCCCCCCGCGGCATCGATCTGACCCACTTCAACTATACCGTCATGGACGGACTGTATTACGCCTTCCTATATATAAGAGGTAACGGCTACCCTGGCATGGTACGGGCCGGATGGATGTCCTCGCTCATAAATGCCGGCGAGGGTATCGACGTGGACGTGCATCTTCACCGGGAGAACCGGAGCCGCACCATCGACAAGGTTGCCCAAAGAATTCGGCTCAACCGCACGAAACTGCGGAGTATGCAGGACACCAGTACGGATTACGAGGAGCTGACGAACTCCATCCAGGCCGGGTATTTCATCAAGCAGGGTATCGCCAACAACAACGAAGATCTCTTTTATATGTCCGTATTCATCACGGTTTCAGCGCGGACATATGAGGAGCTTGTCTGGCGCAAGCAGCAGATGGTAGATATGTTGAAATCTATGGATATGCAAGTCAGTGACTGTAGATTTCAGCAGGAGGCCGCTCTAAACTCTGCCATGCCGTTCCTCAAGCTGGACAGCTCGCTGGAGCGCAAATCCCAGAGAAATGTGCTCACCAGCGGTGCTGCCTCTACTTATATGTTCACCAGTTTCGAGATGTCCGATGACACTGGCGTGCTGCTGGGCGTCAACCGGCATAACAACTCGCTGTGCATCGTTGACCTGTTCGATACCCGCAAAAACAAGAACGCCAACCTGAACCTCCTGGGCACCAGCGGTGCGGGTAAGACCTTTACCTTGCAGTTGCTGGCCCTCAGAATGAGGATGCGCGGGATTCAGTGTTACATCCTGGCCCCCATCAAGGGCCACGAGTTCCGGCGGGCCTGCAACCGCATTGGTGGGCAGTACATCAAAATTGCGCCCGGTTCTCCCCACTGTATCAACGTCATGGAGATTCGGCACACCGTTTCGCCGGAGATGGAGCTGATAGACGGCGACTCCGGCGAGGAGGATTCCATGCTGGCCCGTAAAATTCAGCAGCTCATGATTTTCTTCTCGCTACTGATTCCAGATATGAGCAACGAGGAGGAGCAAATGCTTGACGAGGCGCTTATCAAGACCTACGCAGACTTCGGTATTACCCACGATAACGATTCGCTGTACTTGGATTCCCGTGCCGCCCCGCCCCAGATGAAGAAAATGCCCATTCTGGGCGACCTGCATAAGAATCTGCTGGAGAATCCCCTGACCAAGAGGGTTGCCATCATTGTCAGCCGGTTTGTGACCGGCTCTGCTCAGAGCATTAACCAGCAGACCAATGTGGACTTGAGCAACAAGTACATCGTTCTCGACCTCTCGGAGCTCAAGGGCAAGCTGCTGCCGGTGGGCATGATGATTGCCCTGGACTATGTCTGGGACAACGTGAAGGCTGACCGCACCAAGAAGAAAGCCATCATGATTGATGAGATATGGCAGTTGGTGGGAGCGTCCTCCAACAAGCAGGCCGCTGATTTCTGCCTGACCATCTTCAAGACGATACGAGGATTCGGCGGCGCGGCTATTTCTGCCACCCAAGACCTCTCGGACTTTTTCGGCTTAGAGGACGGTAAGTATGGACGGGCCATCATCAACAACTCCAAGAACAAGATCATTCTGAATCTGGAGCCGGACGAGGCACGATATGTCCAGGAGGTGCTGAAGCTCACCAAGACCGAGACCCGCTCCATTACCCGGTTCGAGAGGGGAGAGGCGCTGGTCTATTCCAACAATAACAAGGTACCGGTGGTGATAAAGGCTTCCCGCGAGGAGCAGGAGATGATCACCACCGACCGGGCGGAACTGGAGGCGATATTGAGGGAGAAACAGCGAAATGCGCATAATTCCGGGAATGAGTAA
- a CDS encoding SIR2 family protein: MEVESKLIRCPFIQFREGKLRCALTDENLVEDNRGCPSCVYIPKVKFLIDKDENYKNEIRQALNDDHATLVLGAGISTPMKMPMWKSLISKLAGYVQQYSDYTNRDEIIDQDIRLLYIDLEQKLVSGELEIFNEVNALESGQYIEQALRRIAQDKPIQALLKESLSIIIEQSTTPDQWKKDHPQFNPQKDQEDIAMHNSLCASAYLLCAKNGFRHALTYNFDTLVQEFLIEIFGVDANRIFTHPGEWSTYSNKGIKDPIDIFHVHGCIPRRENQICPSCPFPKESNQIIFTERSYYTTEQSGIYNWQNSIQSYYLNRDNCVFVGFSAEDYNFRRILRQIEKNHPIHYLILTIDNMVKDTWLAVCRSHLFSNTGIEQVYKETLQLLKIQLDMKRDYWNEYNFKPIWVTKNDIPEFLLSLIS, translated from the coding sequence ATGGAAGTGGAATCTAAACTGATACGCTGTCCGTTCATCCAATTCAGGGAAGGGAAATTGCGTTGCGCACTGACAGATGAAAATCTTGTTGAGGATAATCGCGGTTGCCCATCTTGTGTCTATATACCGAAAGTTAAGTTTCTAATAGATAAAGACGAAAATTACAAAAATGAAATAAGACAAGCATTAAATGATGACCATGCAACTTTAGTGCTAGGAGCAGGAATAAGCACACCAATGAAAATGCCGATGTGGAAGAGTTTAATCTCAAAATTGGCTGGTTATGTGCAACAGTATTCGGATTATACAAACCGAGACGAAATAATTGATCAAGATATTAGGCTTTTGTACATAGATTTAGAGCAGAAACTAGTATCGGGAGAACTTGAAATTTTTAATGAGGTAAATGCACTAGAATCGGGTCAGTATATCGAACAGGCTTTACGGCGCATCGCACAAGATAAACCAATACAGGCATTGCTCAAAGAAAGCCTTTCCATTATCATCGAACAAAGTACTACACCAGACCAGTGGAAAAAGGATCACCCACAATTTAACCCACAAAAAGATCAGGAGGATATTGCAATGCATAACAGTTTGTGTGCATCCGCATATTTGTTATGCGCAAAAAACGGATTTCGGCATGCACTGACCTATAATTTTGATACACTAGTACAGGAGTTTCTAATTGAAATATTTGGTGTGGATGCTAATCGTATTTTTACACATCCTGGAGAGTGGAGTACATATTCAAACAAGGGAATAAAAGATCCTATTGATATTTTCCATGTTCACGGTTGTATTCCCCGACGAGAAAATCAAATATGCCCATCTTGTCCATTTCCCAAAGAGTCCAATCAGATTATTTTTACGGAACGCAGCTACTATACTACTGAACAATCCGGGATATATAATTGGCAAAATAGTATACAATCATACTATTTGAATCGAGATAATTGTGTGTTTGTTGGATTCTCTGCGGAAGATTACAATTTCAGGCGAATACTAAGACAGATAGAAAAGAATCACCCCATACATTATTTGATACTAACAATAGACAATATGGTTAAAGATACTTGGCTTGCGGTGTGTCGAAGCCATCTATTCAGTAATACTGGTATAGAGCAAGTTTATAAAGAGACTCTCCAACTACTCAAAATCCAATTGGATATGAAAAGAGATTATTGGAATGAATACAATTTCAAACCAATTTGGGTAACAAAAAATGATATTCCAGAATTTCTATTATCTCTAATAAGCTAA
- a CDS encoding DUF5697 family protein encodes MSISYKIRIIEEVMPMLLADEQYVVQWLSQYGALPRSQLLRMLRKPPGTAEKILKNLRRRGQIEDISGGYYVGLDLMCKPDQRTILAVWVLLKFFDQVGPLDHYPAVYPSQLFFLKEDTGYEIVVLYEGEQSQLRLLQPQEDLKYIVVLPHISMAEGLRLPRAPCLFATVEFQGNEEPEVKFYTEVHNEHIS; translated from the coding sequence ATGAGTATAAGTTATAAAATACGTATAATCGAGGAGGTGATGCCCATGCTGCTTGCCGACGAGCAGTATGTGGTACAATGGCTGAGCCAATATGGGGCCCTGCCCCGGTCGCAGTTGCTCAGAATGTTAAGGAAACCGCCGGGCACGGCTGAAAAAATACTGAAGAACCTGCGCCGCCGGGGGCAGATAGAAGATATCTCCGGCGGGTACTATGTGGGGCTTGACCTCATGTGCAAGCCTGACCAGCGGACGATTTTGGCGGTGTGGGTGCTGCTGAAATTTTTTGACCAGGTGGGGCCGCTTGATCACTATCCTGCGGTATACCCGTCACAATTATTCTTCCTCAAGGAGGACACCGGCTATGAAATCGTGGTGCTGTACGAAGGCGAGCAGAGTCAATTACGGCTTTTGCAGCCTCAGGAAGACTTGAAGTACATCGTCGTCCTGCCCCACATATCCATGGCAGAGGGTTTGCGGCTCCCCAGAGCGCCATGCCTGTTCGCAACGGTGGAGTTTCAAGGCAATGAAGAACCAGAAGTAAAATTTTACACGGAGGTACATAATGAGCATATTTCTTGA